In the genome of Montipora foliosa isolate CH-2021 chromosome 3, ASM3666993v2, whole genome shotgun sequence, one region contains:
- the LOC137998087 gene encoding collagenase 3-like — protein MIFALVLFLPLLINNAVCEVDPKEQDFALEYLKKFEYLSPTNASSQNNTFAIKSFQTFFNLSVTGELNDETLEAMKKPRCGDPDVGIDGLRVRVRRFSLLGKWPKTNFKYYLSYGKDLPKTSQARIIKRAFKYWSDVCPTLNFTRTNDSSDTDIRISFGSYNHAGIPNEGSCPSPFDGPGQVIAHAFLPVNRRSAWGKIHFDESDTFTELGSSGYGWWSFRIGGSHSLIYVAVHEIGHSLGLGHSNIRNSVMYPLVKLGRPVLHNDDINGIRTLYCPGVTPIDDR, from the exons ATGATTTTCGCATTGGTGCTTTTCTTGCCGTTGCTTATAAACAACGCTGTCTGCGAGGTAGATCCAAAAGAGCAGGATTTTGCTTTG GAATATCTGAAAAAGTTTGAGTATCTCTCTCCTACCAACGCCAGCAGCCAGAACAACACATTTGCCATCAAGAGCTTCCAAACATTTTTCAACCTTTCCGTGACAGGCGAACTTAACGACGAGACCCTAGAGGCGATGAAGAAGCCTCGCTGTGGGGATCCTGATGTGGGCATTGATGGATTGCGCGTGCGTGTGAGACGCTTTTCACTCTTAGGAAAGTGGCCTAAGACAAATTTTAAGTATTATTTATCCTATGGAAAGGACTTACCAAAAACATCGCAAGCACGAATCATTAAAAGGGCTTTTAAGTATTGGAGCGACGTATGTCCGACGCTTAACTTTACCAGAACCAATGACAGCTCAGATACTGACATAAGAATCAG CTTTGGATCATATAATCATGCTGGGATTCCAAACGAAGGGTCGTGTCCGAGCCCTTTCGATGGTCCTGGACAGGTCATCGCACATGCGTTTTTGCCAGTAAATAGGCGCTCTGCATGgggaaaaattcattttgacgaATCTGATACTTTCACTGAGCTAGGCAGCAGCGGTTATGGTTGGTGGTCATTCAGAATAGGAGGGAGCCACAGCCTTATTTACGTTGCCGTTCATGAGATAGGTCACTCCCTGGGTCTTGGGCATTCCAATATCAGAAACTCAGTGATGTATCCTCTGGTAAAGCTAGGGAGACCCGTGCTGCACAACGACGATATCAATGGGATACGAACATTGTACTGTCCAGGGGTGACTCCGATT gatGATCGATGA
- the LOC137996269 gene encoding uncharacterized protein — protein MEDTVKPLKEKLAKLEAKLGKKSESTAGTSSKSPITSPENPLCIRPESFSATSSESWVVRKRKFKSIAALNKWSPELQAQILPAFLKGLVEQTYYTLTAEQTAIWTAVEFALTDRSHPKESRQVHISTLRAKFSALTPITLREKVLDVRPNTLDEALAAVQRYESNRKVLGKGSARVLSSTSGDQEKFGSQQGTQEHPAWAKELFQQQAEILEKLKNIPQGRKVNRITVAETVTLSPNIDGLDECMGVLEPTDTFSEKYSAGAFRMAVTVEGGRIPVRVFNYLNKPLKMYRCSSIGDLYPLAGERDSQQETNGGVDYKGAPKEDVEIGLEAKQCSAVFVKDADVHSLSVEEMFPISSKFVPEEEKRRLYDMLSTYADCISKDSWDLGTSKGVRHTIDTSSAQPIQVPSTRVPFYKGQEMRSQVDEMLEAEIIEPSDSR, from the exons ATGGAAGATACTGTGAAACCTTTGAAAGAGAAATTGGCGAAACTTGAGGCGAAACTTGGAAAGAAAAGTGAAAGTACGGCTGGTACAAGCAGCAAATCACCGATCACCTCGCCAGAAAACCCGCTTTGCATCAGACCAGAGAGCTTCTCTGCGACATCCAGCGAAAGTTGGGTGGTTAGGAAGCGGAAATTTAAAAGTATTGCAGCCCTTAACAAGTGGAGTCCTGAGCTTCAAGCCCAAATATTGCCCGCGTTCCTGAAAGGCCTCGTAGAGCAGACCTATTACACTCTGACCGCCGAACAAACAGCCATCTGGACGGCAGTTGAATTTGCTCTGACAGATCGATCTCATCCTAAGGAATCTCGTCAAGTACACATTTCCACTCTGCGAGCCAAATTCA GTGCTTTGACACCTATTACATTGCGCGAGAAGGTGTTGGATGTGAGGCCCAATACTCTGGATGAGGCCCTAGCGGCAGTTCAACGATATGAATCAAATCGAAAAGTGCTAGGCAAAGGAAGTGCTCGAGTGCTGTCTTCAACGTCTGGTGATCAGGAGAAGTTTGGCTCCCAACAGGGAACGCAAGAACACCCAGCATGGGCTAAGGAGCTTTTTCAACAGCAAGCTGAAATCTTAGAGAAGCTAAAGAATATTCCTCAAGGGAGGAAAG TGAACAGGATCACTGTGGCCGAAACCGTCACATTATCTCCAAACATTGACGGCTTAGACGAATGTATGGGGGTGCTGGAACCAACGGACACATTTTCGGAAAAATATTCTGCTGGGGCCTTTCGGATGGCAGTGACTGTGGAAGGGGGTCGAATCCCGGTTCGTGTGTTCAATTACCTTAACAAGCCCCTCAAAATGTACAGATGCAGTAGTATAGGGGACCTCTACCCATTAGCCGGTGAGAGAGACTCACAGCAGGAAACCAATGGGGGTGTTGACTACAAGGGGGCTCCAAAGGAAGATGTTGAGATTGGATTGGAAGCTAAACAGTGTAGTGCAGTTTTTGTGAAGGATGCTGACGTCCACAGTTTATCAGTAGAAGAGATGTTCCCTATCAGCAGCAAATTCGTCCCGGAAGAGGAAAAACGTAGGCTTTACGACATGTTGTCCACTTATGCCGACTGCATTTCAAAGGACTCGTGGGATTTAGGTACTTCAAAGGGCGTACGACATACTATCGACACCAGCTCTGCCCAGCCAATCCAGGTACCATCTACAAGAGTCCCCTTTTACAAAGGGCAGGAAATGCGCAGCCAAGTGGACGAAATGCTTGAAGCAGAGATTATTGAACCGTCCGATTCCCGTTGA